A genomic window from Gemmatimonadota bacterium includes:
- the atpB gene encoding F0F1 ATP synthase subunit A, which produces MSGESEGFSIAEMMFHHTADAHELDFGGYIIHLPRWEPVHIGSMAIDLSPTRHVVFLVLAAIIVVTLMWITANGVEKARKAGVPPKGFAGMMEMIVLYVRNDIAIANIGEEEGRRWAPFIMSLFFLILVSNFLGLIPFGSSPTGNLAMTGALAFIVLLAIEIGGMFKLGFKGYMGTIFPHVDGLHGIGAVAMSIGMAPIEVLSKLVKPFALAVRLFGNMLAGHFVLLSLFGIVFMFSGLGMVGSGGIALITGAVVVGIMFLELIVALLQAYVFALLSAVFIGMMQHEH; this is translated from the coding sequence ATGAGTGGCGAGAGCGAAGGGTTCAGCATTGCCGAGATGATGTTCCATCACACGGCCGACGCCCATGAACTGGACTTCGGCGGGTACATCATTCATCTCCCGCGCTGGGAGCCGGTGCACATCGGCAGCATGGCGATCGACCTCTCGCCGACGCGCCACGTCGTCTTCCTCGTGCTGGCCGCCATCATCGTCGTGACGCTGATGTGGATCACCGCCAACGGCGTCGAGAAGGCGCGCAAGGCCGGCGTCCCGCCGAAGGGCTTCGCCGGGATGATGGAGATGATCGTCCTCTACGTCCGGAACGACATCGCCATCGCCAACATCGGCGAGGAAGAGGGCCGTCGCTGGGCCCCCTTCATCATGTCGCTCTTCTTCCTGATCCTCGTCTCGAACTTCCTTGGCCTGATTCCGTTCGGCTCCTCGCCGACCGGCAACCTCGCCATGACCGGCGCGCTGGCGTTCATCGTGCTGCTGGCCATCGAGATCGGCGGGATGTTCAAGCTCGGCTTCAAAGGCTACATGGGCACGATCTTCCCGCACGTTGACGGGCTCCACGGCATCGGCGCCGTCGCGATGTCGATCGGGATGGCGCCCATTGAAGTGCTCTCGAAGCTGGTGAAGCCGTTTGCCCTGGCCGTCCGACTCTTCGGCAACATGCTGGCCGGCCACTTCGTCCTGCTCTCGCTCTTCGGCATCGTCTTCATGTTCAGCGGCCTCGGCATGGTGGGCAGCGGCGGCATCGCGCTGATCACCGGCGCGGTGGTCGTCGGCATCATGTTCCTCGAGCTGATCGTGGCGCTGCTGCAGGCGTACGTCTTTGCGCTGTTGAGTGCGGTGTTCATCGGGATGATGCAGCACGAGCACTAG
- a CDS encoding DUF2256 domain-containing protein — protein sequence MPKHRPPSERPTKICAVCGKPFTWREKWEREGERVKYCSDRCRGGGGR from the coding sequence ATGCCCAAGCACCGCCCGCCCTCCGAGCGCCCCACCAAGATCTGCGCGGTGTGCGGCAAACCGTTCACCTGGCGGGAGAAGTGGGAGCGGGAGGGGGAGCGGGTGAAGTACTGCTCGGATCGGTGTCGGGGGGGTGGGGGCCGCTGA
- a CDS encoding type II toxin-antitoxin system HipA family toxin, translating to MTDVPPRAPRRRPATEYTVASVHLWGQHVGAVAEDRLGAVTFEYTEPFRRSGLEISPIHLPLARGGPVAFPELQRVEAFAGLPGVLADSLPDAFGNAVIRRYFEQGGTPAAALSPVQRLLYIGRRAMGALEFTPPLDRQASREAEEALSVAQLVAEARRVIEGDPAVAVPEMMRVGASAGGARAKALIQWNRALGRVKSAFAPGAAGDEQWLIKFDGVSAGQGGHTLDKAFAPGPFGRIEYAYAQMARAAGIEMSECHLLHERDFAHFMTERFDRDGSERIHLHSLGGLLHADYNIRQLVSYEDYFRTIRTLGMGQPAIDQAFRRMVFNLAARNQDDHVKNIAFLMGPDGRWRLAPAFDVTWAYGSNWTLTHQMTIGGKDDDFTREDLLAAARAFDVPHDGAEILEEVDTALTQWEPEAKATGLSAEQVGAISSTFRRFA from the coding sequence GTGACTGACGTGCCGCCGCGCGCGCCGCGGCGCCGTCCGGCGACGGAGTACACCGTCGCCAGCGTGCACCTCTGGGGGCAGCACGTCGGCGCCGTCGCGGAGGACCGCCTGGGCGCGGTGACCTTCGAATACACCGAGCCCTTCCGGCGCTCGGGGCTGGAGATCTCCCCCATCCACCTCCCGCTCGCGCGCGGCGGCCCCGTCGCCTTTCCCGAACTGCAGCGCGTCGAGGCCTTCGCCGGACTGCCCGGCGTGCTGGCCGACTCGCTCCCCGATGCCTTCGGCAACGCGGTCATCCGGCGCTACTTCGAGCAGGGTGGTACCCCCGCTGCCGCGCTGAGTCCGGTGCAGCGGCTCCTCTATATCGGCAGGCGCGCGATGGGCGCACTCGAGTTCACGCCGCCGCTCGATCGGCAGGCGAGTCGCGAAGCGGAAGAAGCGCTCTCGGTGGCGCAGCTCGTCGCCGAGGCTCGGCGCGTGATCGAGGGTGACCCGGCCGTGGCGGTCCCGGAAATGATGCGTGTCGGCGCGAGTGCCGGCGGTGCGCGCGCCAAGGCGTTGATCCAGTGGAACCGCGCGCTCGGCCGAGTGAAGTCGGCCTTTGCACCCGGGGCCGCCGGCGACGAGCAGTGGTTGATCAAGTTCGACGGCGTCTCCGCCGGCCAGGGCGGCCACACGCTCGACAAGGCGTTCGCACCGGGACCGTTCGGCCGTATCGAGTACGCCTATGCGCAGATGGCACGCGCAGCGGGCATCGAGATGTCGGAGTGCCACCTGCTGCACGAGCGCGACTTCGCCCACTTCATGACCGAGCGGTTCGATCGCGACGGGAGTGAGCGCATCCACCTGCACTCCCTCGGTGGCCTCCTTCACGCCGACTACAACATCCGGCAACTCGTCTCCTACGAAGACTACTTCCGCACCATCCGCACCCTCGGCATGGGGCAGCCCGCCATCGACCAGGCGTTCCGGCGCATGGTGTTCAACCTCGCCGCGCGCAATCAGGACGATCACGTCAAGAACATCGCCTTCCTGATGGGACCCGACGGCCGCTGGCGCCTCGCCCCCGCCTTCGACGTGACCTGGGCCTACGGCAGCAACTGGACGCTCACGCACCAGATGACGATCGGCGGGAAGGACGACGACTTCACCCGCGAAGATTTGCTGGCCGCTGCGCGCGCCTTCGACGTCCCCCATGATGGTGCCGAGATCCTCGAAGAAGTCGATACCGCGCTGACGCAATGGGAGCCGGAGGCGAAGGCCACCGGGTTGAGCGCCGAGCAGGTTGGAGCGATCAGTTCGACTTTTCGGCGCTTCGCGTAG
- a CDS encoding ATP synthase subunit I has product MLVGTVATALVAAVAWLAGGVAGATGAATAGLVATLLSLLALRLVKRTGREPTVDQLMVYGIGVVLRMLGVLIIAVLVVRDAEHFPPWPTALGYLGVILPLLYLETRLRS; this is encoded by the coding sequence TTGCTGGTCGGAACGGTCGCGACAGCCCTGGTTGCTGCGGTGGCCTGGCTGGCGGGTGGGGTGGCAGGGGCGACGGGTGCGGCCACGGCCGGCCTCGTGGCGACGCTGCTCTCGCTGCTGGCGCTCCGGCTGGTGAAGCGGACCGGACGCGAGCCGACGGTGGACCAGTTGATGGTGTACGGCATCGGCGTGGTGTTGCGGATGCTCGGTGTGCTGATCATTGCGGTGCTGGTGGTGCGGGACGCGGAGCACTTTCCGCCCTGGCCCACCGCGCTGGGATATCTGGGAGTGATCCTCCCGCTTCTGTATCTGGAGACACGGCTGCGATCATGA
- a CDS encoding cupin domain-containing protein, giving the protein MYKTITLPEKSDRKSPAGADVRILMNGNRGGMIHSTVPPRQVNRAAVHATVSEFWYVLEGHGEIWRDDGTESGVSVLVPGTSIDIPVGTRFQYRNVADTDLKFICITMPPWPGESEATIVTGIWQPTL; this is encoded by the coding sequence ATGTACAAGACGATAACGCTTCCAGAGAAGTCCGACAGGAAATCGCCAGCGGGTGCAGATGTTCGCATCCTTATGAATGGCAATAGGGGCGGCATGATCCATAGCACGGTCCCTCCGCGCCAAGTCAATCGAGCGGCTGTCCACGCAACGGTGAGTGAATTCTGGTATGTGTTGGAAGGACATGGCGAAATTTGGCGAGATGACGGCACAGAGAGCGGCGTCTCTGTGCTTGTGCCAGGCACATCAATCGACATTCCAGTCGGAACACGATTTCAATACCGCAATGTGGCGGACACCGACTTGAAGTTCATTTGCATCACCATGCCACCTTGGCCAGGGGAATCAGAAGCCACTATTGTCACGGGTATCTGGCAGCCGACGCTGTGA
- a CDS encoding AraC family transcriptional regulator yields MSAGTLNWWQIVALIGAAQGVIVAMALATKRPRRTPNLLLAGAVLAFACHLATIIYYSANLVPRLPHLFGVTQPVPFLFGPLFYLYAVTASDQGRRLRRSDLWHALPFVAFLAWGLPVYLLPASQKIALFHAVLDGRLPIQAIAAGPLMLVSGVIYTAVTMLALQRHQRVVAENYSTLDRVNLNWLRGLALAYAMIWVSAVALGLAEPAGLSLPFSTDFLIAVGITLVIVGIGYWGLRQPEIFRFATAEHAIPVGVVAPATDAAPAPPRYERSGLAPREADELKGRLVALMERERPYRQPELTLGELAERLGTTPHRLSEVLNAQLTLSFYDFINGYRVREVQQRLVGPDGARYTYLALALEAGFASKSTFNAAFKKLTGLTPSEYRRAEGA; encoded by the coding sequence GTGAGCGCAGGCACCCTCAACTGGTGGCAGATCGTCGCCCTGATCGGCGCAGCGCAGGGCGTGATCGTCGCCATGGCGCTCGCCACCAAGCGCCCGCGCCGGACCCCGAACCTGCTGCTCGCGGGGGCGGTGCTGGCGTTCGCCTGCCACCTTGCCACCATCATCTACTACTCGGCCAATCTCGTCCCCCGACTGCCGCATCTCTTCGGCGTGACGCAGCCCGTGCCGTTCCTGTTCGGTCCGCTCTTCTATCTCTATGCCGTCACGGCCAGCGACCAGGGCCGGCGACTCCGGCGCAGCGATCTCTGGCACGCGCTTCCGTTCGTGGCGTTTCTCGCGTGGGGGCTGCCGGTCTACCTCCTTCCGGCGAGTCAGAAGATCGCACTCTTCCACGCGGTCCTCGACGGTCGACTGCCAATCCAGGCCATCGCGGCCGGTCCGCTCATGTTGGTCTCGGGCGTGATCTATACCGCGGTCACCATGCTTGCTCTGCAGCGTCACCAGCGCGTGGTGGCGGAGAACTATTCCACGCTCGACCGCGTCAACTTGAACTGGCTACGCGGCCTGGCACTCGCCTACGCCATGATCTGGGTGAGTGCGGTCGCACTCGGGCTCGCCGAACCGGCAGGGTTGAGCCTCCCCTTCTCCACCGACTTCCTGATCGCGGTGGGAATCACGCTGGTCATTGTCGGCATCGGCTACTGGGGTCTCCGGCAGCCGGAAATCTTCCGCTTCGCCACGGCGGAACACGCCATCCCCGTGGGCGTGGTCGCCCCGGCGACGGACGCCGCCCCCGCGCCCCCGCGGTATGAGCGTTCCGGACTCGCGCCGCGCGAAGCGGACGAGCTCAAAGGACGACTCGTTGCATTGATGGAACGCGAACGCCCCTACCGGCAGCCCGAACTCACCCTCGGCGAGCTCGCCGAACGGTTGGGCACCACGCCGCATCGGCTGTCGGAAGTGCTGAACGCGCAGCTCACGCTCTCGTTCTACGACTTCATCAACGGCTACCGGGTCCGCGAAGTGCAGCAGCGCCTGGTCGGTCCCGACGGCGCTCGCTATACCTACCTGGCGCTGGCGCTCGAGGCCGGCTTCGCCTCGAAGTCGACATTCAACGCGGCCTTCAAGAAGCTGACCGGGCTGACTCCCTCGGAATACCGGCGCGCCGAAGGCGCCTGA
- a CDS encoding helix-turn-helix transcriptional regulator, producing the protein MHQLTPTATTHEILREAGERLKRYRLQQNRTVAEIAREAGVAVRTVERAEAGENPTFETVVRILRALGRVDALDAFLPAPLVSPLQLAAMAGRERQRAGRPRRRSGGPTGD; encoded by the coding sequence ATGCACCAACTCACCCCAACCGCCACCACCCACGAGATTCTCCGCGAGGCCGGCGAGCGCCTCAAGCGCTACCGCCTCCAGCAGAACCGCACCGTCGCGGAGATTGCCAGGGAGGCGGGTGTCGCGGTCCGGACTGTCGAGCGCGCCGAAGCGGGAGAAAATCCCACCTTCGAGACCGTCGTGCGAATCCTCCGCGCCCTGGGCCGCGTCGACGCACTCGACGCCTTCCTCCCTGCACCGCTCGTCTCGCCACTGCAACTCGCGGCGATGGCCGGACGCGAACGGCAGCGCGCCGGCCGACCACGCCGCCGGAGCGGTGGACCCACCGGTGACTGA
- a CDS encoding DUF998 domain-containing protein produces MTTHTLDQLTYPAIAVGILIPIVYYGIQPIAILFARDYDIVRQVASELGMVTVSSRPAVYNIGRIVGSIPTWIAAVGFPFGLTRMGTRPLPTWLTTVGMICIAMSTVQAGIFPLPDPRHEGVFLIGFPVWSLSLIAAARSLPDSGAFRIYLTVNFALSILMLVARGVVGEQFFSPIAGLFQRLFALVTVVPIGVAAWFLARRLKRFALQ; encoded by the coding sequence GTGACGACCCACACACTGGATCAACTGACGTATCCCGCCATTGCGGTGGGCATTCTGATACCCATCGTCTACTACGGCATTCAACCGATCGCGATTCTCTTTGCGAGGGACTACGATATCGTGCGCCAGGTGGCGAGCGAGCTCGGTATGGTTACGGTGTCGAGCCGCCCCGCGGTATACAATATCGGCAGGATTGTTGGCAGCATTCCGACATGGATCGCCGCGGTCGGCTTCCCGTTCGGCCTCACACGGATGGGAACGCGCCCACTACCAACCTGGCTGACCACGGTCGGCATGATCTGCATCGCCATGAGCACGGTCCAGGCTGGCATCTTCCCACTCCCGGACCCGAGGCATGAAGGGGTGTTCTTGATCGGCTTTCCAGTCTGGTCACTGAGTCTCATCGCAGCCGCTCGAAGCCTCCCCGACAGCGGCGCATTCCGAATCTATCTGACGGTCAACTTTGCCTTGTCGATTCTGATGCTGGTCGCCAGGGGCGTCGTTGGCGAGCAGTTCTTTTCGCCGATTGCTGGGTTGTTCCAACGACTCTTTGCCTTGGTCACCGTCGTTCCCATTGGCGTGGCAGCCTGGTTTCTGGCACGACGCCTCAAGCGATTTGCACTGCAATGA
- a CDS encoding DUF4386 domain-containing protein gives MSGTSTRTAGLLYLVVVVTGLFTLGFVPSRLLVDGDPARTVQNLVANEYLWRLGIVSGYLCNVAFLLLPLELYRVLHHVNPRAAVAMVALAAVSAPIAFLNQVHLLDVLTLIGNASLTPEVMAAGVSAELSSYRNGQLMAQIFWGLWLWPFGYLVYRSGFLPKAMGVVLMVGGVGYVIHFVATLLLPGYQEMAIVRWIRMPAGLGEMGTAAWMTVRAHGAPP, from the coding sequence ATGAGCGGCACGTCGACGCGCACTGCCGGGCTGCTCTATCTGGTGGTGGTTGTGACCGGGCTCTTTACCCTGGGTTTCGTCCCCTCGCGGCTTCTGGTCGACGGTGACCCGGCGCGGACGGTGCAGAACCTGGTGGCGAACGAATACCTCTGGCGCCTGGGGATCGTGTCCGGGTACCTCTGCAACGTCGCCTTCCTGCTGCTGCCGTTGGAGCTCTACCGCGTGCTGCATCACGTGAATCCGCGCGCCGCGGTGGCGATGGTCGCCCTCGCGGCGGTCAGCGCACCGATCGCGTTCCTGAACCAGGTGCACCTGCTCGACGTGCTCACGCTCATCGGCAACGCATCGCTCACGCCGGAGGTGATGGCAGCGGGGGTGTCGGCCGAGCTCTCGAGCTATCGGAACGGTCAGTTGATGGCGCAGATCTTCTGGGGACTGTGGCTCTGGCCGTTCGGTTACCTGGTGTATCGCTCGGGGTTTCTCCCGAAGGCCATGGGCGTCGTGCTGATGGTGGGCGGCGTCGGCTACGTCATCCACTTCGTGGCGACGCTGCTGCTGCCGGGCTATCAGGAGATGGCGATTGTTCGCTGGATCCGGATGCCGGCGGGGCTGGGGGAGATGGGCACCGCGGCGTGGATGACGGTGCGGGCTCACGGCGCCCCTCCGTGA
- the bla gene encoding subclass B3 metallo-beta-lactamase: MRFRLPLETVVLLAVVACQDAPPPTPDVPPPSAVPATAARTNGCPDDSTWTAPQAPFRIYGNTWHVGPRGLGVFLITSPAGHVVIDGGVPGGAALIEANITSAGFNVRDVKWILVSHAHCDHAGDVAQLARSTGAEIIAGAEDLPLLARGGRDDPQYGDRFAYPAVQGARAVSDGEQLRLGELTLTAHLTPGHTRGNTTWAWRSCEDGRCLNLVDVGSLSAPGYRLVGNPKHPDLVKDYQASFLKVAALPCDIALAPHPGMVDFWERVAKRDQGQADAMIDRTLCRAYADGAGESFAAALAKQQQEAASATRSAEKSN, encoded by the coding sequence GTGCGCTTCAGATTGCCACTCGAGACCGTCGTGCTCCTGGCCGTCGTCGCCTGTCAGGATGCTCCGCCCCCCACACCGGATGTCCCGCCGCCCAGTGCCGTGCCGGCGACCGCCGCCCGTACGAATGGCTGTCCCGATGACTCGACGTGGACCGCCCCCCAGGCGCCGTTTCGCATCTACGGCAACACCTGGCATGTCGGGCCGCGGGGGCTTGGCGTATTTCTGATCACCTCGCCAGCGGGCCACGTCGTGATCGATGGCGGGGTACCCGGTGGCGCCGCGTTGATCGAGGCGAACATCACGAGCGCAGGCTTCAATGTTCGCGACGTGAAGTGGATCCTGGTCTCGCACGCGCACTGTGACCATGCGGGCGACGTTGCCCAATTGGCCCGCAGTACGGGCGCCGAGATTATCGCTGGGGCGGAAGACCTTCCATTGCTGGCACGCGGGGGCCGGGATGATCCGCAATACGGTGATCGGTTCGCCTATCCTGCCGTGCAGGGCGCCAGGGCGGTCAGCGATGGTGAGCAGTTGCGCCTCGGCGAGTTGACGCTCACCGCGCACCTCACGCCGGGCCACACCAGGGGCAACACGACCTGGGCGTGGAGGTCGTGCGAGGATGGTCGTTGTCTCAATCTCGTGGATGTCGGATCGCTCTCGGCGCCAGGATACAGACTCGTGGGCAATCCGAAGCACCCGGATCTCGTGAAGGACTATCAGGCGAGTTTTCTGAAGGTCGCGGCGTTGCCCTGCGACATCGCGCTCGCGCCGCACCCAGGGATGGTCGACTTCTGGGAGCGCGTCGCCAAACGTGACCAGGGCCAGGCCGACGCCATGATCGACCGGACGCTTTGCCGTGCGTATGCCGACGGTGCCGGCGAGAGCTTTGCCGCGGCGCTGGCAAAGCAGCAGCAGGAAGCAGCCTCGGCTACGCGAAGCGCCGAAAAGTCGAACTGA
- a CDS encoding AtpZ/AtpI family protein encodes MKPRDSGNRAMGEGWVYVSHGITFAVVVTLSALGGVWLDRRLGTMPLATLVGTIGGTAWVGVWLFAKLRGGKGPKEPPTG; translated from the coding sequence GTGAAACCCCGTGATTCGGGCAATCGAGCCATGGGAGAGGGGTGGGTCTATGTATCCCACGGGATCACCTTCGCGGTGGTCGTGACCCTCTCCGCGCTGGGCGGCGTCTGGCTCGATCGACGCCTCGGCACGATGCCGCTCGCGACCCTCGTCGGCACCATCGGCGGGACGGCGTGGGTCGGGGTCTGGCTCTTCGCCAAGTTGCGCGGCGGGAAGGGGCCCAAGGAGCCACCCACTGGGTAG
- a CDS encoding alpha/beta hydrolase: protein MGARWLVVAGVVALTACETMTMSDPGNLVPRTVMEDSSLPSLTINGTRLHAETRGDPAKPVMVVLHGGPGGDYRSLLRLAERYDGYSLADHYHMIFWDQRGAGLSQRHDKDLLTIDQYDADLLALVDRFAPGRQVTLLGQSWGGIFGTSFIDRHPTRVKEAVFIESGPLTGSMYERIKGQLFDINLLREWLNDVAWTTQFFSPDEHVRMDYQMAIGAKGAQPRNNVRQGPGAEPSWREGAFANRYLQEDGQDGAAKFNYDFTANLQAFTGRVLLIAGARSEVLGPTLQQAQRPLYRTATLKIVDGGGHDVHWTHTAEVMGHVRAFLAVPQGGGAQ from the coding sequence ATGGGAGCACGCTGGTTGGTCGTGGCGGGCGTGGTGGCGCTGACTGCCTGTGAGACCATGACAATGTCGGATCCGGGGAATCTGGTCCCCCGGACCGTGATGGAGGACTCCTCACTCCCCTCGCTCACGATCAATGGCACGCGCCTGCATGCCGAAACCCGGGGCGACCCGGCCAAGCCGGTGATGGTCGTGCTGCACGGGGGCCCCGGGGGAGACTACCGCTCCTTGCTCCGGCTCGCCGAGCGCTACGACGGCTACTCGTTGGCCGACCACTACCACATGATCTTCTGGGACCAGCGGGGGGCGGGGCTCTCCCAGCGTCACGACAAGGACCTCCTGACGATCGACCAGTATGACGCGGACCTCCTCGCACTGGTCGATCGCTTTGCTCCCGGTCGGCAGGTGACCCTGCTCGGCCAGTCGTGGGGCGGCATCTTCGGGACGTCCTTCATCGATCGACATCCGACCCGGGTGAAGGAGGCGGTGTTCATCGAGTCCGGCCCGCTCACGGGGAGCATGTACGAGCGGATCAAGGGCCAGCTCTTCGACATCAACCTGCTGCGAGAGTGGCTGAACGATGTGGCGTGGACCACGCAGTTCTTCTCCCCCGACGAGCATGTCCGCATGGATTACCAGATGGCGATCGGTGCGAAGGGGGCACAGCCGCGCAACAACGTGCGGCAGGGTCCGGGGGCGGAGCCGTCGTGGCGCGAAGGTGCGTTTGCCAATCGCTATCTGCAGGAGGATGGCCAGGACGGGGCCGCGAAGTTCAACTACGACTTCACCGCCAACCTGCAGGCCTTCACGGGTCGCGTGCTGCTGATCGCGGGGGCGCGCAGCGAGGTGCTCGGGCCGACGCTGCAGCAGGCGCAACGACCGCTGTACCGTACTGCCACGCTGAAGATTGTCGACGGTGGTGGCCACGATGTGCACTGGACGCACACGGCCGAGGTGATGGGGCATGTGCGGGCGTTCCTCGCAGTACCGCAGGGCGGAGGTGCCCAGTGA